A genomic stretch from Mycobacterium cookii includes:
- a CDS encoding acetylornithine transaminase, producing MTHTTELQDRWSAVMMNNYGLPPLALASGNGAVVTDVDGKSYLDLLGGIAVNVLGHAHPAIIDAVTTQMSTLGHTSNLYAAEPGIALAEALVGLLGTDAEARVFFCNSGTEANEVAFKISRLTGRTKLVAAQGGFHGRTMGSLALTGQPSKQAPFAPLPGDVTHVPYGDVDALAGAVGDDTAAVFLEPIMGESGVVVPPDGYLAAAHEITAAHGALLVLDEVQTGMGRTGTFFAHQHDGITPDVVTMAKGLGGGLPIGACLAVGPAAELLTPGLHGSTFGGNPICAAAALAVLRVIAADDLVRRAGVLGKTLSQSIKALHHPLVDHVRGRGLLLGVVLTAPVATDVEAAARAAGFLVNTPAPDVIRLAPPLIITERQIDSFVTALPAILDTAQGAQ from the coding sequence ATGACCCATACGACAGAACTGCAGGACCGGTGGTCCGCGGTGATGATGAACAACTACGGCCTCCCGCCGCTGGCATTGGCCAGCGGCAACGGCGCCGTCGTGACCGACGTAGACGGCAAGTCGTACCTCGACCTGCTCGGCGGCATCGCGGTCAACGTGCTCGGCCACGCGCACCCCGCCATCATCGACGCCGTCACCACACAGATGTCGACGCTGGGTCACACCTCCAACCTCTACGCCGCCGAACCCGGTATAGCGCTGGCCGAAGCACTCGTCGGTCTGCTCGGCACCGACGCCGAGGCCCGGGTGTTTTTCTGCAACTCCGGGACCGAGGCCAACGAGGTGGCCTTCAAAATCTCACGCCTCACCGGCCGGACGAAACTGGTTGCGGCCCAAGGAGGTTTCCACGGCCGGACGATGGGATCGCTGGCGCTGACCGGTCAGCCGTCCAAGCAGGCGCCGTTCGCGCCGCTGCCGGGTGACGTCACACACGTGCCCTACGGCGATGTCGACGCACTGGCCGGTGCGGTCGGTGACGACACCGCCGCGGTGTTCCTCGAGCCGATCATGGGGGAGAGCGGCGTCGTCGTCCCCCCCGACGGTTACCTGGCCGCCGCTCACGAGATCACCGCCGCGCATGGCGCGCTGCTTGTCCTTGACGAGGTGCAGACCGGAATGGGCCGCACCGGAACGTTTTTCGCCCATCAACACGACGGCATCACCCCTGACGTGGTGACGATGGCCAAAGGGCTCGGCGGCGGACTGCCGATCGGGGCGTGCCTGGCGGTCGGCCCGGCCGCTGAGTTGCTCACCCCCGGACTGCATGGCAGCACGTTCGGCGGTAACCCCATCTGCGCGGCGGCAGCGCTGGCCGTGCTGCGGGTGATCGCCGCCGACGACCTGGTGCGCCGCGCCGGGGTGCTGGGAAAGACGTTGAGCCAGAGCATCAAAGCGCTGCACCACCCGTTGGTCGACCATGTCCGCGGCCGGGGCCTGCTGTTGGGCGTGGTGCTCACCGCGCCCGTAGCCACGGACGTCGAGGCGGCAGCCCGCGCCGCCGGGTTCCTGGTCAACACCCCAGCACCCGATGTGATCCGCCTGGCGCCGCCGTTGATCATCACCGAGCGTCAGATCGACTCCTTCGTGACCGCGCTGCCGGCAATCCTCGACACCGCACAGGGGGCGCAATGA